One part of the Roseomonas gilardii genome encodes these proteins:
- a CDS encoding amidase, with amino-acid sequence MSHPDTAPHRLGAAAIAAAYEAGTLTPTVLVRHLLDRAGRLDPKIHAFIRLDAEAALEAAAQAEREIAAGRKRGPLHGVPVGIKDIIDVAGLPTTCHSKILLDNIAARDATTVSRLRAAGAIILGKLSTHEFAIGGPCHDLPFPAARNPWGTDHHPGGSSSGSGAGLAAGLFPLALGTDTGGSVRNPASQCGITGLKPTYGLVSRAGVFPLAFTLDHIGPMARSAEDAALLLEAIAGHDPKDPGSTMPPAAEYRPGPAGSLKGLRVGFVRHFHERDMPADPEMAAGLERAAEWLGALGMRVCDVTLPSLDEFAAVNRVILHAEAFAIHARWLRERPGDYAQLTRSSLLTGAFLTAEDLGRAQRARHRMIAAVEEAFREVDVLLCASSMDPAARIDDPAEIARTYARQARTPFNVTGHPALAVMTGLSSGGLPLAAQFVGRYFDERRLFTLAAAVAGVAGNPACPMLLED; translated from the coding sequence GTGAGCCACCCCGACACCGCCCCGCACCGGCTCGGCGCCGCAGCGATCGCCGCGGCCTACGAGGCCGGGACACTGACGCCGACCGTGCTGGTCCGCCACCTCCTGGACCGTGCCGGCCGGCTGGACCCGAAGATCCATGCCTTCATCCGCCTCGACGCCGAGGCGGCGCTGGAGGCCGCGGCGCAGGCGGAGCGCGAGATCGCCGCCGGGCGCAAGCGCGGCCCGCTGCATGGCGTGCCCGTCGGCATCAAGGACATCATCGATGTCGCCGGCCTGCCCACCACCTGCCACTCGAAGATCCTGCTCGACAACATCGCGGCACGGGATGCCACCACCGTGTCCAGGCTGCGCGCGGCGGGCGCCATCATCCTGGGCAAGCTGTCCACGCATGAATTCGCCATCGGTGGCCCCTGCCACGACCTGCCCTTCCCGGCGGCGCGCAATCCCTGGGGCACGGACCACCACCCGGGCGGTTCCTCCTCCGGTTCCGGCGCCGGGCTGGCGGCGGGGCTCTTTCCGCTGGCGCTCGGCACCGATACCGGCGGCTCGGTGCGCAATCCCGCCAGCCAATGCGGCATCACCGGGCTGAAGCCGACCTATGGGCTGGTCTCGCGCGCCGGGGTCTTCCCGCTCGCCTTCACGCTCGACCATATCGGCCCCATGGCCCGCAGCGCCGAGGATGCCGCGCTGCTGCTGGAGGCCATCGCCGGCCACGATCCGAAGGACCCTGGCAGCACCATGCCGCCGGCGGCGGAGTACCGCCCCGGCCCCGCCGGCAGCCTGAAGGGGCTGCGCGTCGGCTTCGTGCGGCATTTCCACGAGCGCGACATGCCCGCCGATCCGGAGATGGCGGCGGGGCTGGAACGAGCGGCGGAATGGCTGGGCGCCCTGGGCATGCGGGTGTGCGACGTTACCCTGCCCTCGCTCGACGAGTTCGCGGCGGTGAACCGCGTCATCCTGCACGCCGAGGCCTTCGCCATCCACGCGCGCTGGCTGCGGGAGCGTCCAGGCGACTACGCGCAGCTCACGCGTTCCTCGCTGCTGACCGGCGCCTTCCTCACGGCGGAGGATCTCGGCCGCGCCCAGCGTGCCCGCCACCGCATGATCGCGGCGGTGGAGGAAGCCTTCCGCGAGGTGGACGTGCTGCTCTGCGCCAGCTCCATGGACCCGGCGGCACGGATCGACGACCCGGCGGAGATCGCCCGGACCTATGCCCGGCAGGCGCGCACGCCCTTCAACGTCACCGGCCACCCGGCCCTGGCGGTGATGACCGGCCTGTCCTCCGGCGGCCTGCCGCTCGCGGCCCAGTTCGTCGGGCGCTATTTCGACGAGCGGCGCCTCTTCACCCTGGCGGCGGCCGTTGCAGGGGTCGCGGGGAATCCGGCCTGCCCGATGCTGCTGGAAGACTGA
- a CDS encoding catalase family peroxidase translates to MPQPVSPSRAALIPLVAIAAVVGGSAAAFAYTAGWLSPGRVTPAKVVDALAPPGGPALGHRRNHAKGICFTGRFESNGSGAALSKASVFAQGNSAVLGRFNLATPDPKAADATARVRGLGLQITAPDGQVWRSALIDAPFFPVATPQAFYDLLQAQASQDPQAMPGFVAAHPELANFGAWAKSAPWTASYAEEAYNSLNAFTFTDASGTARAVRWSLRPEAQPVLVEPGELAGRGPDFLEQEIRQRVTQGPVRWSMVVTVADPGDPIADPSKAWPADRRSVTAGMLVVQRIEEEADGPCRDINFDPTILPAGISTSEDPFPAARSAAYAVSYDRRTAEAKAYPRQTAGARP, encoded by the coding sequence ATGCCGCAACCCGTTTCCCCCTCACGTGCCGCGCTGATACCGCTGGTCGCCATCGCGGCGGTCGTGGGCGGCAGCGCCGCCGCCTTCGCCTATACCGCCGGCTGGCTCTCCCCCGGGCGCGTGACGCCCGCGAAGGTGGTGGACGCCCTGGCACCTCCCGGGGGGCCCGCCCTCGGGCACCGGCGCAACCATGCCAAGGGCATCTGCTTCACCGGCCGCTTCGAATCGAACGGGTCCGGCGCGGCGCTGTCGAAGGCCTCGGTCTTCGCCCAGGGCAATTCCGCCGTGCTCGGCCGCTTCAACCTCGCCACGCCGGACCCGAAGGCGGCGGATGCGACGGCGCGGGTGCGTGGCCTGGGGCTGCAGATCACGGCGCCGGATGGCCAGGTCTGGCGCAGCGCCCTGATCGACGCGCCCTTCTTTCCCGTGGCGACGCCGCAGGCCTTCTATGACCTGCTGCAGGCACAGGCGAGCCAGGACCCGCAGGCCATGCCGGGCTTCGTCGCCGCGCATCCGGAGCTGGCGAATTTCGGCGCCTGGGCGAAAAGCGCGCCCTGGACCGCCAGCTATGCCGAGGAAGCCTATAACAGCCTGAATGCCTTCACCTTCACCGATGCTTCGGGCACGGCGCGCGCGGTGCGCTGGTCGCTGCGGCCGGAGGCGCAGCCGGTGCTGGTGGAACCCGGGGAGCTCGCCGGGCGCGGCCCGGATTTCCTGGAGCAGGAGATCCGCCAGCGCGTGACCCAGGGTCCGGTGCGCTGGAGCATGGTGGTGACCGTCGCCGATCCGGGCGACCCCATCGCCGACCCCAGCAAGGCCTGGCCGGCGGACCGCCGGAGCGTCACGGCCGGCATGCTGGTGGTGCAGCGGATCGAGGAGGAGGCGGACGGCCCCTGCCGCGACATCAACTTCGACCCGACCATCCTGCCGGCCGGGATCTCCACCTCCGAGGACCCGTTCCCCGCCGCGCGTTCCGCCGCCTATGCCGTGTCCTATGACCGGCGCACCGCGGAGGCCAAGGCCTATCCCCGCCAGACGGCGGGAGCCCGCCCATGA
- a CDS encoding H-NS family nucleoid-associated regulatory protein, with product MTNKSPINLDNLSVPELTALIGSAEEKRREKLADAKRDLLAEMEEKAAALGLSLEGLVQSEAPARGSRKVRRATAGAAAAKYRGPNGEEWSGRGRPPAWIVMAEADGKNRESFRI from the coding sequence ATGACCAACAAATCCCCGATCAATCTCGACAATCTTTCGGTCCCGGAACTGACCGCCCTGATCGGCAGCGCCGAGGAAAAGCGTCGCGAGAAACTGGCGGATGCGAAGCGCGACCTTCTGGCGGAAATGGAGGAGAAGGCGGCGGCCCTGGGCCTGTCGCTTGAAGGCCTCGTCCAGTCCGAGGCACCGGCCCGCGGCAGCCGCAAGGTCCGCCGCGCCACCGCCGGCGCGGCGGCCGCCAAGTATCGCGGCCCCAATGGGGAGGAATGGTCCGGCCGCGGCCGTCCGCCCGCCTGGATCGTGATGGCGGAGGCCGATGGCAAGAACCGGGAAAGCTTCCGGATCTGA
- the ggt gene encoding gamma-glutamyltransferase, whose amino-acid sequence MRGMVVAPQPEAVEAGVEILRQGGNAVDAAIACAFSQGVVDPQMCGIGGFGAMQVCMPKRGEHSVLEFFARAPLAATSGMWADRFVGQSRDGFVFLLSDQINDIGPGAIGTPGNVAGYTTALARFGTMPLKTVMAPAIAQARRGVMIRPYVHYYWTIDHGSDGQVNMEDKLRLTETGRRVYFRDDGRLRRPGEILDNPDMARSLERIAEGGAEVFYRGDMAHAMAADMQERGGLLGMQDFTSYRVREKPVIWGDYRGLRVASNPPPSGGASLIELLQILDHFDLAALEHGGPEHLRLLAEAMKWMTIDKDAHMGDPDFVDVPLEMLLSRDHAAMLADRIRSGARAHVPRAEKAADPPDTTVACVIDGEGNAVALTHTLGNPSGVITEGLGFMYNGCMSGFDPRPGRAASIAPGKSRASAMAPTMLFRDGRPEMVIAAPGGTFIVPAIAQAIMNVVDFGMGMAEAVAAPRIVALSDTIDVSNRIPHGIQAALEAEGYPVARSYQSYAFGAPHGLLIRDGACSGGADPQRDGMAMSA is encoded by the coding sequence ATGCGCGGCATGGTCGTGGCACCGCAGCCCGAGGCGGTGGAGGCGGGGGTGGAGATCCTGCGCCAGGGCGGCAACGCGGTGGATGCCGCCATCGCCTGCGCCTTCAGCCAGGGCGTGGTGGACCCGCAGATGTGCGGCATCGGCGGCTTCGGCGCCATGCAGGTCTGCATGCCGAAGCGCGGCGAGCACAGCGTGCTGGAATTCTTCGCCCGCGCGCCGCTCGCCGCCACGTCGGGCATGTGGGCGGACCGCTTCGTGGGCCAGTCGCGCGACGGCTTCGTCTTCCTGCTTTCCGACCAGATCAACGATATCGGCCCCGGCGCCATCGGCACGCCGGGCAACGTGGCCGGCTACACCACCGCCCTGGCGCGCTTCGGCACCATGCCGCTGAAGACGGTGATGGCGCCCGCCATCGCCCAGGCGAGGCGCGGCGTGATGATCCGCCCCTATGTCCACTACTACTGGACCATCGACCATGGCAGCGACGGCCAAGTGAACATGGAGGACAAGCTCCGCCTCACCGAAACGGGGCGCCGTGTCTATTTCCGCGACGACGGGCGGCTGCGGCGGCCGGGCGAGATCCTCGACAATCCCGACATGGCGCGCAGCCTGGAACGGATCGCCGAGGGCGGTGCCGAGGTCTTCTACCGCGGCGACATGGCCCATGCGATGGCGGCCGACATGCAGGAGCGTGGCGGCCTGCTCGGCATGCAGGACTTCACGAGCTATCGGGTGCGGGAGAAGCCGGTGATCTGGGGCGATTACCGTGGCCTGCGGGTCGCCTCCAACCCGCCGCCCTCCGGCGGGGCCTCGCTGATCGAGCTGCTGCAGATCCTGGACCATTTCGATCTGGCCGCGCTGGAGCATGGCGGCCCGGAGCATCTGCGCCTGCTGGCCGAGGCGATGAAATGGATGACCATCGACAAGGACGCCCATATGGGCGACCCGGATTTCGTCGATGTGCCGCTGGAGATGCTGCTGTCCCGCGACCATGCTGCGATGCTGGCGGACCGCATCCGCTCCGGCGCCCGTGCGCATGTGCCGCGCGCGGAGAAGGCCGCCGACCCGCCCGATACCACGGTGGCCTGCGTCATCGACGGCGAGGGCAATGCCGTCGCCCTGACGCACACGCTGGGCAATCCCTCCGGCGTCATCACCGAGGGGCTGGGCTTCATGTACAACGGCTGCATGAGCGGCTTCGACCCGCGCCCCGGCCGCGCCGCCTCCATCGCCCCGGGCAAGAGCCGGGCCAGCGCCATGGCGCCGACCATGCTCTTCCGCGACGGACGGCCGGAGATGGTGATCGCCGCGCCGGGAGGCACCTTCATCGTGCCCGCCATCGCCCAGGCGATCATGAACGTGGTGGATTTCGGCATGGGCATGGCCGAGGCGGTGGCGGCGCCGCGCATCGTGGCGCTGAGCGATACGATCGATGTCAGCAACCGCATTCCCCACGGCATCCAGGCGGCGCTGGAAGCCGAGGGTTATCCCGTGGCACGTTCCTATCAGAGCTACGCCTTCGGGGCGCCGCACGGGCTGCTGATCCGCGATGGCGCGTGCAGTGGTGGCGCCGATCCGCAGCGGGATGGCATGGCGATGTCTGCCTGA
- a CDS encoding SDR family oxidoreductase, producing MDLGMTGLRVLVTAGAAGIGRSIVEAFAEEGARVFTCDVDAAGLATLPEGVGHQVTDVADRAQVASLFEKAVATLGGLDVLVNNAGIAGPTGAVEEIHPEDWDRCIEVCLTSQFNCARLAVPHLRQSDNASIVNLSSAAGKFGFGFRSPYAAAKWGVIGFTKSLAIELGGAGIRVNAILPGLVAGDRQRRVLEAKAQQRGIGFAEMEQVAFSYTSIKDYVTPRQLADQILFLCSRRGATISGQAISVDGDTRMLA from the coding sequence ATGGACCTGGGCATGACCGGGCTGCGCGTGCTGGTGACGGCGGGCGCGGCGGGGATCGGGCGCAGCATCGTGGAGGCCTTCGCCGAGGAAGGCGCGCGCGTCTTCACCTGCGACGTGGACGCGGCGGGGCTCGCCACCCTGCCCGAGGGTGTCGGGCACCAGGTCACGGATGTGGCCGACCGCGCGCAGGTGGCCTCGCTCTTCGAGAAGGCCGTCGCCACGCTCGGAGGGCTGGACGTGCTGGTGAACAATGCCGGCATCGCCGGGCCTACCGGTGCCGTGGAGGAGATCCATCCCGAGGACTGGGACCGTTGCATCGAGGTCTGCCTGACCAGCCAGTTCAACTGCGCCCGGCTTGCCGTCCCGCATCTGCGCCAGAGCGACAATGCCTCGATCGTCAACCTCTCCTCGGCGGCGGGCAAGTTCGGCTTCGGCTTCCGCAGCCCCTATGCGGCGGCGAAATGGGGCGTCATCGGCTTCACCAAGTCGCTCGCCATCGAACTGGGCGGCGCCGGCATCCGCGTGAACGCCATCCTGCCCGGCCTCGTCGCCGGCGACCGGCAGCGCCGCGTGCTGGAAGCGAAAGCCCAGCAGCGCGGCATCGGCTTCGCCGAGATGGAGCAGGTTGCCTTCTCCTACACCTCGATCAAGGACTACGTGACGCCGCGCCAACTCGCGGACCAGATCCTGTTCCTCTGCAGCCGACGCGGCGCCACCATCTCGGGGCAGGCCATCTCCGTGGATGGCGATACGCGGATGCTGGCCTGA
- a CDS encoding ABC transporter substrate-binding protein yields the protein MSKNVLLPRRGLLMAGAATILPVGLAHPALSQGQPDVIRIGHLTPRTGFLGPLGEFAVQAVQLATEEINAGGGINGRKVEVLYEDSVNPQTASAKAERLTQRDKVACIVGEINSASALAIGQVVQREKVLFINTGANSDALRGSDCQRFMFHTESQNTMMVRTAGNAILQQGLVKGKKYYALTADYAFGHDLLRVARKFLGENGATAAGEDLVPTELTDFSPFLLKLRQARPDIVICNLAGAQITNFLKQYSEFGLSYPVAGFGFDIALAWGAGQGNFLGTWPVVWHHMLEAPSAKKFADAYRAKWKKPPENQGWSDYTAMKVIAQSMNELKSIEPAKVVEHLEKGAKFDISKSREGYFRAWDHQLMMEMYAITALPPDQVKNQYDIFKPDGSFPKPDESLESIATTKAENACSFPA from the coding sequence ATGTCCAAGAACGTGCTGCTGCCACGTCGCGGCCTTCTCATGGCCGGCGCCGCGACAATCCTTCCTGTCGGCCTGGCCCACCCCGCCCTCTCGCAGGGGCAGCCGGATGTCATCCGCATCGGGCACCTGACGCCCCGCACCGGCTTCCTGGGCCCGCTCGGCGAATTCGCGGTGCAGGCGGTGCAGCTCGCCACCGAGGAGATCAACGCCGGCGGCGGCATCAACGGCCGCAAGGTGGAGGTGCTGTACGAGGACAGCGTCAACCCGCAGACCGCCTCGGCCAAGGCCGAGCGGCTGACGCAGCGCGACAAGGTCGCCTGCATCGTGGGCGAGATCAATTCCGCCTCGGCGCTGGCCATCGGGCAGGTGGTGCAGCGGGAGAAGGTGCTGTTCATCAACACCGGCGCCAATTCCGACGCGCTGCGCGGCTCCGACTGCCAGCGCTTCATGTTCCACACCGAGTCGCAGAACACGATGATGGTGCGGACCGCCGGCAACGCGATCCTGCAGCAGGGGCTGGTGAAGGGGAAGAAGTACTACGCCCTGACCGCCGACTACGCCTTCGGCCATGACCTGCTGCGCGTCGCCAGGAAGTTCCTCGGCGAGAACGGCGCCACGGCGGCGGGCGAGGACCTCGTGCCGACCGAGCTGACCGACTTCTCGCCCTTCCTGCTCAAGCTGCGGCAGGCGCGGCCGGATATCGTGATCTGCAACCTCGCGGGCGCGCAGATCACCAACTTCCTGAAGCAGTACAGCGAGTTCGGGCTGAGCTATCCGGTCGCGGGCTTCGGCTTCGACATCGCGCTGGCCTGGGGCGCCGGACAGGGCAACTTCCTCGGCACCTGGCCGGTGGTCTGGCACCACATGCTGGAGGCGCCTTCCGCGAAGAAGTTCGCGGATGCCTATCGCGCCAAGTGGAAGAAGCCGCCGGAGAACCAGGGCTGGAGCGACTACACGGCGATGAAGGTCATCGCGCAGTCGATGAACGAGCTGAAGTCCATCGAGCCGGCCAAGGTGGTCGAGCATCTGGAGAAGGGCGCGAAGTTCGACATCTCCAAGAGCCGCGAGGGCTATTTCCGCGCCTGGGACCACCAGCTGATGATGGAGATGTACGCCATCACCGCGCTGCCGCCGGATCAGGTGAAGAACCAGTACGACATCTTCAAGCCGGATGGCAGCTTCCCCAAGCCCGACGAGAGCCTGGAGAGCATCGCCACCACCAAGGCGGAGAACGCCTGCTCCTTCCCGGCCTGA
- a CDS encoding cytochrome b — translation MSASLRPASAVPAAVRPAPRTFSPLQRLLHWVMAVCILAMLFIGIGMVSTIAPRYLTLVSIHKPLGIAILVLALLRLFIRWRLGSPPLPADLPEPMKLAAHLSHVALYALMIAMPLIGWGMLSAASYPVVLFGGVTLPLILPPSDSLHTLLRSAHTWLALAFFALILMHLAAALFHALVRRDGVFEAMAPVPAGREVRPAE, via the coding sequence ATGAGCGCGTCCCTCCGCCCGGCTTCCGCCGTCCCCGCCGCCGTCCGGCCGGCGCCCCGGACCTTCTCGCCGCTGCAGCGCCTGCTGCACTGGGTGATGGCGGTCTGCATCCTGGCGATGCTCTTCATCGGCATCGGCATGGTCTCCACCATCGCGCCGCGCTACCTGACCCTCGTCTCGATCCACAAGCCGCTCGGCATCGCCATCCTGGTGCTGGCGCTGCTGCGCCTGTTCATACGCTGGCGCCTGGGCTCGCCGCCCCTGCCCGCCGACCTGCCGGAGCCGATGAAGCTGGCAGCCCATCTGTCGCATGTGGCGCTCTATGCGCTGATGATCGCCATGCCGCTGATCGGCTGGGGCATGCTGTCGGCCGCCAGCTATCCGGTGGTGCTGTTCGGGGGCGTGACGCTGCCGCTGATCCTGCCGCCGAGCGACAGCCTGCACACGCTGCTGCGGAGCGCCCATACTTGGCTGGCGCTCGCCTTCTTCGCATTGATCCTGATGCATCTGGCGGCGGCGCTGTTCCATGCGCTGGTGCGCCGCGACGGTGTCTTCGAGGCCATGGCCCCGGTGCCGGCGGGCCGGGAGGTCCGTCCGGCGGAATAG
- a CDS encoding ABC transporter permease: MADTATAAALAHPAPHRERGQAAPASLFLAPATLLVLVMLLLPLLLLLRFSLNRYDPTELMIEMVTAENYVRFVSDPFYLAVLRTTLLVAVASTLLCLIFGMPIAYRLARSQSRWKGLFMLALVLPLFVGSTVRMVGWMILFAHGGIIDNAWRALTGEGLELMYTSTAVVLGIVSINLPFVVLTIQSAVETIDPRIEEAAQSLGAAPDRRFWRVVWPLALPGTATACILCFILAMNAYATPFLLGGPRFQMMAPILYWEFSTNNNWPFASALALILMATTLLLTTFGSLLIPRRYRI; this comes from the coding sequence ATGGCCGACACCGCGACCGCCGCGGCACTGGCGCACCCGGCACCCCACCGGGAAAGGGGGCAGGCCGCGCCGGCCTCCCTCTTCCTGGCGCCGGCCACGCTGCTGGTGCTGGTGATGCTGCTGCTGCCGCTGCTCCTGCTGTTGCGCTTCAGCCTCAACCGCTACGACCCGACCGAGCTGATGATCGAGATGGTCACGGCGGAGAACTACGTCCGCTTCGTTTCGGACCCCTTCTATCTCGCCGTGCTGCGCACCACGCTGCTGGTCGCCGTCGCCTCCACCCTGCTCTGCCTGATCTTCGGCATGCCCATCGCCTACCGGCTGGCGCGCTCGCAGAGCCGGTGGAAGGGGCTGTTCATGCTGGCCCTGGTGCTGCCGCTCTTCGTGGGCAGCACGGTGCGGATGGTAGGCTGGATGATCCTCTTCGCCCATGGCGGGATCATCGACAACGCCTGGCGCGCCCTGACGGGGGAGGGGCTGGAGCTGATGTACACCTCCACCGCCGTGGTCCTGGGCATCGTCTCGATCAACCTGCCCTTCGTGGTGCTGACGATCCAGAGTGCCGTGGAAACCATCGACCCTCGCATCGAGGAGGCGGCGCAGAGCCTGGGCGCGGCGCCCGACCGGCGCTTCTGGCGCGTGGTCTGGCCGCTGGCCCTGCCCGGCACGGCGACGGCCTGCATCCTCTGCTTCATCCTGGCGATGAACGCCTATGCCACGCCCTTCCTGCTGGGCGGCCCGCGCTTCCAGATGATGGCGCCGATCCTGTACTGGGAGTTCAGCACCAACAACAACTGGCCCTTCGCCTCGGCGCTCGCGCTGATCCTGATGGCCACGACGCTGCTGCTCACCACCTTCGGCAGCCTGCTGATCCCCCGGCGCTACCGGATCTGA
- a CDS encoding GntR family transcriptional regulator has protein sequence MTSAAVLADLPLLARRTLGETVYAALSELLASGQLGPGERLSLRDSAAALGVSVMPVREAVNRLVAEQALEVTPGRAIRVPVMSQSEFEALAETRMAVEGLAAARAATYRSAESLAAIRRAESAFRLMAEEPVPDRVRLVALNRDVHFTIYRAASLLPLQEIIARLWLKAGPVLNLDLREHPERVRQGSALRRHAEALAAIEAGDGAGASAAIAADIRDAADFIIAHGRLPEG, from the coding sequence ATGACCTCCGCCGCGGTTCTCGCCGACCTTCCCCTCCTCGCCCGGCGCACCCTGGGTGAGACCGTCTATGCCGCCCTCTCGGAGCTGCTGGCCTCGGGCCAGCTCGGCCCCGGCGAGAGGCTTTCCCTGCGCGACAGCGCCGCGGCCCTCGGCGTCTCGGTCATGCCGGTGCGGGAGGCGGTGAACCGGCTGGTGGCGGAACAGGCGCTGGAGGTCACGCCGGGCCGCGCCATCCGCGTGCCGGTGATGAGCCAGAGCGAGTTCGAGGCCCTGGCCGAGACGCGGATGGCCGTGGAGGGCCTGGCCGCCGCCCGCGCCGCCACGTACCGCAGCGCCGAGTCCCTGGCCGCGATCCGCAGGGCGGAGAGCGCCTTCCGCCTGATGGCGGAGGAACCCGTGCCGGACCGCGTGCGCCTCGTCGCGCTGAACCGCGACGTGCACTTCACCATCTACCGCGCCGCCTCGCTGCTGCCGCTGCAGGAGATCATCGCGCGGCTCTGGCTCAAGGCCGGGCCGGTGCTGAACCTCGACCTGCGGGAGCACCCCGAGCGGGTGCGCCAGGGCTCGGCGCTGCGACGCCATGCCGAGGCGCTGGCGGCCATCGAGGCGGGCGACGGCGCCGGCGCGAGTGCCGCCATCGCCGCCGATATCCGCGACGCGGCGGATTTCATCATCGCGCATGGCCGCCTGCCGGAAGGCTAG
- a CDS encoding glutamate-1-semialdehyde 2,1-aminomutase, whose protein sequence is MPYPESRRLQAKAHAAIPGGAHTYAKGDDQFPELAPGFIERGEGCHVWDADGNEYIEYSPGLRAVGLGHGHPAVLAAVREALSLGTNFCRPHRLEVECAEAFLSMVPAAEMVKFTKDGSTAVSAAVKIARAATKRDMIAFCADHPFFSYDDWFIGTTAMDAGIPPVNVSLSLRFPYGDIDALRELFVAHPGRIAGVLMESCKYADAPPGYLQAVQALCQENGTLFILDEMINGFRLANGGGQEYYGLEPDLSTFGKALANGFAISALAGKRRYMELGGLQHEGERVFLLSTTHGGETHSLAAAIATMRVYREEPVVETMQRQGDRLATALRERTAALGLAEHVPIEGRGSNLVFGTRDAEGKASQHFRALLMQELIRRGVIGPSLVISYAHDDNAIDRTIEAFEGALPVYARALRDGVGKYLVGPPTKIVYRRYNNHG, encoded by the coding sequence ATGCCCTATCCCGAATCCAGACGGTTGCAGGCCAAGGCCCATGCGGCGATTCCCGGCGGGGCCCATACTTACGCCAAGGGCGACGATCAGTTTCCCGAACTGGCCCCCGGCTTCATCGAGCGTGGCGAGGGATGCCATGTCTGGGACGCGGACGGCAACGAGTACATCGAATACAGCCCCGGACTGCGCGCCGTCGGGCTGGGGCATGGGCATCCCGCCGTGCTGGCCGCGGTGCGGGAGGCGCTTTCCCTCGGCACCAATTTTTGCCGCCCGCACCGGCTGGAGGTGGAATGCGCCGAGGCTTTCCTGTCCATGGTGCCCGCCGCGGAGATGGTAAAGTTCACCAAGGATGGCAGCACCGCCGTTTCCGCCGCGGTGAAGATCGCGCGCGCCGCCACGAAGCGCGACATGATCGCCTTCTGCGCCGACCATCCCTTCTTTTCCTATGACGACTGGTTCATCGGCACCACGGCGATGGATGCGGGCATTCCGCCGGTGAATGTCAGCCTGAGCCTGCGCTTTCCCTACGGGGATATCGACGCCCTGCGCGAACTCTTCGTGGCCCATCCCGGCCGGATCGCGGGCGTGCTGATGGAAAGCTGCAAATACGCCGACGCGCCGCCGGGCTACCTGCAGGCTGTCCAGGCGCTGTGCCAGGAAAACGGCACGCTTTTCATCCTGGACGAGATGATCAACGGCTTCCGCCTCGCGAACGGGGGCGGCCAGGAATATTACGGGCTGGAGCCGGATCTCAGCACGTTTGGCAAGGCACTGGCCAATGGCTTCGCCATTTCCGCCCTGGCCGGAAAGCGCCGCTACATGGAATTGGGGGGGCTGCAGCACGAGGGGGAGCGGGTCTTCCTGCTTTCCACCACCCATGGCGGGGAAACGCATTCCCTGGCCGCCGCCATCGCCACGATGCGCGTGTATCGCGAGGAACCCGTGGTGGAGACCATGCAGCGCCAGGGCGACCGCCTGGCAACCGCGCTGCGCGAGCGGACGGCGGCGCTGGGCCTAGCGGAGCATGTGCCGATCGAGGGGCGGGGCAGCAACCTCGTTTTCGGCACGCGGGACGCGGAGGGCAAGGCCTCCCAGCATTTCCGCGCCCTGCTGATGCAGGAGCTGATCCGGCGCGGCGTCATCGGCCCCTCGCTGGTGATCAGCTACGCCCATGACGACAACGCCATCGACCGCACGATCGAGGCTTTCGAGGGAGCCCTGCCGGTCTATGCGCGGGCCCTGCGGGACGGTGTCGGGAAGTACCTGGTCGGCCCGCCGACGAAGATCGTTTATCGCCGTTACAACAACCACGGCTGA